The following proteins are encoded in a genomic region of Alkalibacter saccharofermentans DSM 14828:
- a CDS encoding F0F1 ATP synthase subunit B, with translation MGNVGMVSIDFSQIAANIFNFLLLFFIVKHFFYDKIKAFMDGRTNEISSVIDEADKLKVEGESYRSEYMDKLKNVDDEAREILRDTTTKANEKRNEIVKHAEVEADRIFKRNQTEIHREKEKALEELKNEIVELSVLAAGRVIEQELDKEKHQKLIANFIEEAGEAK, from the coding sequence ATGGGAAACGTAGGAATGGTAAGCATTGACTTTAGTCAAATAGCAGCAAATATCTTCAACTTCTTACTGTTGTTTTTCATTGTAAAACATTTTTTCTACGATAAAATCAAAGCCTTCATGGATGGCAGGACTAATGAAATCAGCTCAGTCATAGACGAAGCCGACAAGCTTAAAGTAGAAGGCGAGAGCTATAGATCTGAATATATGGATAAGCTTAAGAATGTAGACGATGAAGCCCGGGAAATATTAAGGGATACAACTACAAAAGCCAACGAAAAAAGAAATGAGATAGTAAAACATGCAGAAGTAGAAGCAGATAGGATTTTCAAAAGAAATCAAACTGAGATTCACAGGGAGAAGGAAAAAGCCCTTGAAGAGCTTAAAAACGAGATTGTCGAACTGTCTGTTCTTGCAGCTGGAAGAGTTATCGAACAAGAGCTGGACAAAGAAAAGCATCAAAAGCTGATTGCAAATTTTATTGAAGAGGCGGGAGAAGCGAAATGA
- a CDS encoding F0F1 ATP synthase subunit delta produces MSLVGRKYSQALLEVAKEKGKTDEIYNQFKSIIEALDSNEKMWEILMLPSIEADEKKTIFENLFKGKIDGYLYSFLMISVDKNRVADLKNIFESFKDLYFVENNMVEATVVSAVALEEKDIKRLKEKLEKKYKKTVIIQSRIDQDIIGGLIVYVGDQIIDGSIRRKIAMIKNDLKEIRLQELGVN; encoded by the coding sequence ATGAGTCTGGTAGGAAGAAAATATTCCCAGGCTTTGCTGGAGGTCGCAAAAGAAAAAGGCAAGACCGATGAAATCTACAATCAGTTCAAGTCTATAATTGAAGCCCTGGACAGCAACGAAAAAATGTGGGAAATCTTGATGCTTCCCAGCATAGAGGCAGACGAGAAAAAAACCATTTTTGAAAATCTGTTCAAAGGCAAAATAGATGGTTACTTATACAGCTTTCTGATGATTTCAGTGGATAAGAACAGGGTCGCAGATTTGAAGAATATTTTCGAATCTTTCAAAGACCTTTACTTTGTAGAGAACAACATGGTGGAAGCCACCGTGGTATCGGCAGTAGCCTTAGAAGAAAAAGACATAAAGAGACTAAAAGAAAAGCTTGAGAAAAAATACAAAAAAACGGTAATAATACAATCAAGGATAGACCAGGATATAATCGGAGGCTTGATCGTCTACGTGGGAGACCAGATAATAGACGGAAGCATCAGGCGAAAAATCGCCATGATTAAGAATGATTTGAAAGAAATAAGACTACAAGAGTTAGGGGTGAATTAA
- the atpA gene encoding F0F1 ATP synthase subunit alpha: MNLRPEEISKVIKEQILQYEHKLETADVGTVIQVGDGIARIHGLENAMAGELLEFPQEVFGMVLNLEEDNVGCVLLGDDTKIVEGDKVKCTGKIVEVPVGDAMVGRVVNSLGHPIDGKGPISTNKTRPAEVKAPGVIERKSVDTPLQTGYKAIDSMIPIGRGQRELIIGDRQTGKTALAVDTMINQKGEDVICIYVAIGQKASTVAQIVSKLQETGAMDYSIVVAATASELAPLQYLAPYTGVTIGEEFMLQGKDVLIIYDDLSKHAVAYRAMSLLLKRPPGREAYPGDVFYLHSRLLERAAKMKDGGSLTALPIIETQAGDVSAYIPTNVISITDGQIFLEGELFYSGIRPAVNPGISVSRVGGAAQIKSMKKVAGPLRIEYAQYRELASFAQFGSDLDDATKAQLAKGERVVELLKQDQYAPMRVEHQVLAIYAITNDYAAKVPVNMIKDYEKSLIEFADVNHKDTLEEIKGKGGLSEEVVEKMRELIEKFTGKYLDELKNA, from the coding sequence TTGAATCTCAGACCTGAAGAAATTAGCAAGGTTATTAAAGAGCAAATCTTACAATATGAGCATAAACTTGAGACTGCAGATGTAGGTACAGTGATTCAAGTAGGAGACGGTATCGCCAGGATACACGGTTTGGAAAATGCAATGGCTGGAGAGCTTTTGGAGTTTCCTCAAGAAGTATTCGGGATGGTACTTAACCTGGAAGAAGACAACGTAGGTTGCGTACTTTTGGGTGACGATACAAAGATCGTCGAAGGAGACAAGGTTAAATGTACGGGAAAAATCGTTGAGGTTCCTGTAGGAGATGCAATGGTAGGCAGAGTAGTTAACTCCTTGGGACATCCGATTGACGGAAAAGGACCAATATCAACCAACAAGACTAGACCGGCGGAGGTAAAAGCCCCGGGAGTAATAGAGAGAAAGTCTGTTGATACACCTCTTCAAACGGGATATAAAGCGATAGATTCGATGATTCCCATTGGTAGAGGCCAAAGAGAACTTATAATCGGTGACAGACAGACAGGAAAGACCGCGCTGGCTGTAGATACAATGATCAATCAAAAAGGCGAAGATGTTATATGCATCTACGTAGCAATAGGTCAAAAAGCATCAACCGTAGCACAGATAGTAAGCAAGCTGCAGGAAACAGGCGCTATGGATTATTCAATCGTAGTTGCCGCAACGGCAAGCGAGCTGGCACCCCTTCAATACTTGGCGCCTTATACAGGCGTTACAATCGGAGAGGAATTCATGCTTCAGGGAAAAGACGTTCTTATAATCTACGATGATCTTTCCAAGCACGCAGTGGCATATAGAGCGATGTCTCTGCTTCTTAAAAGGCCACCGGGCAGAGAAGCATATCCGGGAGATGTATTCTACCTTCACTCCAGACTGCTTGAAAGAGCGGCAAAAATGAAGGACGGAGGATCTCTGACTGCACTTCCTATAATCGAAACCCAGGCGGGAGACGTATCTGCGTATATCCCGACAAACGTTATTTCAATAACCGACGGGCAGATATTCCTTGAAGGAGAGCTTTTCTACTCAGGAATAAGACCTGCGGTTAACCCGGGGATATCGGTATCCAGGGTAGGTGGAGCGGCACAAATCAAGTCCATGAAAAAAGTAGCAGGACCTTTAAGAATCGAGTACGCCCAATACAGGGAGCTGGCATCATTTGCCCAGTTCGGTTCAGACCTTGACGATGCGACAAAGGCTCAGCTTGCAAAAGGAGAGAGAGTAGTTGAACTTCTTAAGCAAGATCAGTATGCGCCTATGAGGGTGGAGCATCAGGTTCTCGCGATTTATGCCATCACAAATGACTACGCTGCAAAGGTACCCGTTAACATGATAAAGGATTACGAAAAGAGCCTTATCGAATTTGCCGATGTAAATCACAAGGATACACTTGAAGAAATTAAAGGCAAAGGCGGCTTATCGGAGGAAGTAGTAGAAAAAATGAGGGAGCTCATCGAGAAGTTTACAGGCAAATACCTCGATGAACTTAAAAATGCCTAA
- the atpG gene encoding ATP synthase F1 subunit gamma: MAENIRDIKRRIKSVNSTKQITHAMELVASSKLRKARMKAEARKAYFDTMLSSMREMAAQAGKVKSVYLQEREVKKTLYVVITADRGLAGGYNANVIKSVTNAITDKEKACLVTLGTKGRDYFRKRGYEVIKDFTGMSEQPTYANASEVGKQIMEMYVSGEVDEVVLAYTEFVSTITQKANNIKLLPISPHEFDEEKKTEEGFIPLIMTYEPSPEALLDYLIPKYIWNTVYGAMIEGSASEQGARRMAMETATENANEMIDVLTLHYNRARQAQITQELTEIIGGAEALK; the protein is encoded by the coding sequence ATGGCGGAAAATATTCGCGATATCAAACGAAGAATAAAAAGCGTCAACAGTACCAAGCAGATTACCCATGCCATGGAACTGGTAGCTTCGTCAAAACTCCGTAAGGCAAGAATGAAAGCCGAGGCAAGGAAGGCTTATTTCGACACTATGTTAAGCAGCATGCGGGAGATGGCGGCGCAAGCCGGCAAGGTAAAAAGCGTTTATCTTCAAGAACGGGAAGTGAAAAAAACGCTTTATGTGGTGATAACCGCCGACAGAGGTTTGGCTGGCGGTTACAATGCAAATGTAATCAAATCGGTAACAAATGCGATAACGGACAAGGAAAAGGCCTGTCTTGTAACCCTTGGAACCAAGGGTAGGGACTACTTCAGAAAAAGAGGCTATGAAGTGATAAAGGATTTTACCGGAATGAGCGAGCAGCCTACCTATGCGAATGCATCAGAGGTTGGAAAGCAAATCATGGAAATGTATGTCAGTGGCGAGGTGGACGAGGTCGTGCTTGCATATACCGAGTTCGTATCGACCATAACTCAAAAGGCAAACAACATAAAGCTCTTGCCCATCAGTCCTCATGAATTCGACGAGGAGAAAAAAACTGAAGAGGGCTTCATCCCTCTTATCATGACATACGAGCCCTCTCCGGAGGCATTGTTGGATTACCTTATACCCAAGTATATATGGAACACGGTCTACGGAGCCATGATTGAAGGAAGCGCCAGCGAACAAGGTGCTCGAAGAATGGCGATGGAAACCGCAACAGAAAACGCGAACGAGATGATAGACGTGTTGACCCTTCATTACAACAGGGCGCGACAGGCTCAGATAACACAGGAGCTTACGGAAATCATCGGCGGTGCGGAAGCCCTTAAATAA